CCGCTGCCGTGCGGAAGTTGCCGGACGAGGCGGCTCATCTGCTGAAAGGCGATACGAAGCTTGTCGAGACGCGAGCGGAGGAGTTGTTTCGGTCCGCGGCGGAGCTCGAGCGGGAACGCGAACGCATGGCAGAAGCGTTCGCCGACGCCCGGCATCGAATGAAATTGTGGACATGCCAAGTCAGCCGAGGAGTGATCATCGAGAATGGACAATTATGCCGAATGGCATGAGCGGCTGAATGCGTGCGTTCGGGAGCTATACGGAACGCATGAACAGGCCGAGGCGCCTTTGACGGGATCGGGGGGTGGCGGAGCGCTTCGCGTCTGCGTTGCCGGGGCGCACCCGAAGACCTACGAGGCTTGGGCGGGAGCGCTCGCGGAAGGGGACAGCGAGGTGCGTTTCGCGCAGCCGGACGCGAGCGGCCGCTACGATCTGGAAGCGGAGGCGCATTTCGTCGTCCAAGTCATCCGGGCTACGCAGCCGGTCAGCCGGAGCGACGGCATCGGGTACGATTCGTTGAAGGAATGGGTGCCGAACGAACGCCACCGGTTCGCTGCGGACGAGATGGACCGGATCGATCCGGAAGAGCAGGCGGAAGTTAGCCGTTATATTGAAGAGAAAATAAACGTCGTAAAGCCGTCCTTGGATCCAGTATATTACATCTCCTCTAAAACCGGGGAAGGGTTGGAGGCGGTCGCGGAAACCGTTCGCGTTCTGGCAAGCCGGCGGGCGGAAGTTCAGGCCGATACGGAACGCTTCCGCCTCCGGCGGCGAATTCGACAGCTTCGGCAAGCGCTGCAAGCGGAGATCGATGAGCTGCGGCATGCGGGGCGACACAAGGCCGAACGGAAAGAGCAAGCCCGCTCGGCGATTCGCCGAGCGCTGCAGGACGCCGAGAAAATCGTCGCGTTCATAGGTGAACAGCAAGGGGATTGGGAGCGGCTTGCCGCAACCGTCCGCGCGGCGGCGCAAGAGAGATTTCGCCTGGAAGACGGCGAGATGGAGGGCGCGGCGCGCTTGGCCCGTCCGGCGTCCGGCGGCGATTCGCCTGCGGCAAAGCTGCGGAGCGTCGTCGCCGCATGGGCGGACGCCGCCGTCCGGAGGGAGAGGGCGGCTTTGCGCGAGTACGCAAACCGGGAGAATCGGCCGGAGCGGCTTGCCGCCTTGGAGGAGCTTCGGCAGGCGATTGACAGCATCGAGAAGGAGGCCGAGGAAGCGCATGCGAAAGGCTCTTGAGGCCGAATTGAAGGATTGGTTGGAACCCGGGGAAAGGTTGATAAAGGGCCAATTCCGGCTCCGTCCGGAAACGTACGCTCATTCCGAAGCGAATCGGGCGCTGCAAGAGTATATGGAGCTCGTTCCGCATCGTCAATCGTTATTAACCTACTACCGACAGATGGAGCAAGGAGCGAATTTTCCGGATCTGCTCGGCAAGACGGCGGAAGCAGGACCAAAGCAGTTCGCTAGAGTATATCGGATGACGGAACAGCTGTCGCGTCTGCTGGGCGTTCCGACGCCTCGAGTGTTTATTTATGAGGAATTGTATTACCGTTCTCATACCGAAGGCGTCGACTTCCAATGGATCGAATTGAGCTCGGCGCTCGTCGAAGAGTTTACGAACGACGAATTGGCGTTCATTCTCGGCAGGGAGCTCGGGCATATCCAAGGGCGCCATTTTGAGTATGACGCGATCTACCAAGCGGCGGTCAAGACGTCCCAGTTCGCGGAGCGAATCCCTTTCGTCAATATTATGAACAAGCTGTATACGCTTGATATTTATCAGGAGTATTTAAAGGCCTACGCGAACCGCTGGAAGCGGATCGCCACATACTCCGAGGACGCCTGCGGCCTGCTGTGCTCAGGCTCGATAGCGGCGTCGGTAGCGGCGGTGAAAAAGCTGGTGCTGAACAACCCCGCGCTTGTCGACGAAGTGGATTTGACCTCGTTCGTTGCCCAGTCCGACGACATCGCGGAGCTCGACACGACGGTAATGAAATACACGAAGTTGGACGAGCCGCTGCCGTATGCGCCGCACAGATTGTTGGAGCTCATTCGTTTCGGAAGCTCCGCGCGGGCGAAACGCGCGCTCTTCCAAATCCGAATTTCCGAGGAGGAACGGCGGTCATGAGCGAATCGTTTTCGGTCAAAAAAATGGTTTCCTTTATGGCTCCGATTTTGAACAAAGGCGTAGAGGCGGCGACGGAGGTCGGCACACGCGCAGTGGGCGTGCTGGTCGATCATTTCGACGATTATTCCGTCCCGGAGCGGCCGAGCGTCTATGAAGGGATGCCTCGTAGCCAGGAAGAGTGGACGGAGGCGACCCGCGTCGAGCCGATGCGCGCCGAGCATCATTATCGGCTGGCCAGATTGCATCATCGAAACTGCGAGCTGACGTCCGCGAAGCTGGAATACGAGGCCGCCGATTTGCTCCAGCCGTTGACGGGCGAACGCCGGCTTCACTACCTTGCGCTGTTGGACGCGCTCGGTCTTGCCGGCGAGGCTGAATTGCAAGAAATTGAAAGCATGGAGCTCGACCCGTCCGTGCGCGACTTGTACCCCGAGTATTTCTTGTAAGCCTCCTAAAGTATACTGCGGTCTTCTACTACCGGGTAATATCGTGCGCCTCTCCTTTCCAGTAAGCTGTGATGGAAAGGAGAGATAACGATGAAAGAAAATGTAGAAATGCGGTGGATGCGCTTTTTGTCCCGGTGGATGTTCGTCATGCCCGTTCCCGTCCTGCTGCTGTTCGTCTCGATCGGCATGCTGCTGAGCAGAGCCGGCGGCGTTCCCGTCGAGCAGGCGTACATGGTCGCGGCGTCGCAGGAGCCGCTTGGACTGCGGCTGCTCGGCCTTGCGATCACGCTGCTGTGGGGGACCGTAGCGGTGTTTTTTATCGCCGCGGCGGGGGCGTTCAAGGGGCGGTATCCGATGAGAGGCACGTTCCTCGGCGCGACCGGCCTCGGCTTCTTGATCCCGATGTCGGCGGGGAACGTGCAGTGGACGGCGGCGATGGACATGGCCCGGCGGTACGGCGCCGCCGCGACGGAGGAGCAGCGGGAGACACTGCGGCAAATTCAGCTGACCGTCTTCCAAATCGTCGAGTCGCGGATCGACTTTTCCAATCTGCTGTGGGTGCTCGGCATGGCTCTGCTGATTTCCATGGCGCGGGAGGCGGGGATGATGCCGAAGACGACGGCCGCGCTGTACGCGCTGTCGGCGTTCGTCATGCTCGGCGTATTCGCGTCGCATGTCGTCGGCTATCCGTTCCCGTTCGTCTTGATTCCGGCGTACTGGGCGGTGACGCTCGGCGCGCATCTGACGTTCGGCGCGGCGCTCGTCCGCGGGCTTCGGACAGGCAAACTTCATGTCGACGCGACGGCGTCGGCGTAAAGGACGAAGAGGGGCCGCAAGGCCCTTTTTTCGTTGGTCGAGAGCCCTTAGGGACAAGCCGAAAAAGGTTTTTCCGGAGCGGCGTTGAATGTATTGAGCATACATAACACGAGCGAGAGGCTTGCGGAAAGTTGGGGGAAGTCATGCTGACGGGAGAAATTCGCAACAAAGTCGACCGCCTCTGGACGGATCTGTGGGCGGGCGGCATCGCCAACCCGTTGACGGCGATCGAGCAGCTGACGTATTTGATGTTTATCCGATCGCTGGACGAGAAGGAGCGGGAGGCCGAACGCGCCGAAGCGGCCGGCGGCCGGCCGGAGCCGAGGCGGTTTCCGCCCACGGAGGAAGGCCAGTCCATGCGGTGGAGCCGCTTCAAGACGATGGACCCGCAGCGGATGTTCGACATCGTCGGGACGAAGGTGTTCCCGTTCATCAAAACGCTGAACGGAGACAACGCGACGGCGTTCGCCCGGTACATGCAGGATGCCGTCTTCTTGATCCCGACCCCGCATGTGCTGCACAAAATCGTCGCCGGCTTGGACGAGCTGTACGAGCATGACGTTCGGGAGCTGGACATGCAGGGCGACGTGTACGAGTATATGCTCGGGAAGCTGGCGACGGCCGGGCGGAACGGCCAATTCCGCACGCCGAAGCATATTCGTGATTTGATGGTGCGCTTGATCGCGCCGACGCCGGGCGAAACCATCTGCGACCCGGCCTGCGGGACGGCGGGCTTCCTCGTTTCCGCGGCCGAATACGTCCGGGCGAACTGCGGGCCGAGCATGACGGCCGAGCAGCGGGCGCATGCCGCGGGGGAGATGTTCACCGGATTCGACACGGACCGGACGATGCTGCGCCTGTCGGCGATGAACTTGATGCTGCACGCGATCACGCGGCCGAACATCGATTACGCGGACAGCGTATCGAAGCGGAACGATCTCTCCGACGCGTTCGATATCGTCCTGGCGAATCCGCCGTTCACGGGGACGGTCGACGGCGACGCCATCCACGACGCCCTGAAGTCCGTGTGCGACACGAAGAAAACGGAGCTGCTGTTCGTGGCGCTCTCCCTCCGCATGCTCCGGAAGGGCGGGCGCTGCGCCTGCATCGTGCCGGAGGGCGTCTTGTTCGGCGCGTCGAAGGCGCACAGAGCGCTCCGGCGGGAGCTCGTCGACAACCACCGCCTGCAGGCGGTCATCGCGATGCCGAGCGGCGTGTTCAAGCCGTACGCGGGCGTGAGCACGGCGATTCTGCTGTTTACGAAAACGGGCGAAGGCGGCACGGACCGCGTTTGGTTTTACGATATGAAATCGGACGGGTACTCGCTGGACGACAAACGGACGCCAATCGACGCCGGCGATCTCCCCGACATCGAAGCGCGCTTCCGCAAGCTCGAAGCCGAAGCGCTTCGGCGGCGGACGGAGCAAAGCTTCTTCGTCGAGAAGGCCGAGATCGCCGCGAACGATTACGATTTGTCGATACGGCGGTACAAAGAGGTCGTTCAGGGGAAGGCAGACTTCGAACCGCCCGAGGTCATTCTCGACCGTCTGGAACGCATGAACGCCGACATCGCCGCGAAGACCGAGAGGCTGAGGGGGCTCCTCCGTGAGTAGCCGGGTAACGGCGCGTCTCGGCGACGCAGCGATCATCCGAACCGGGAAGCTCGACGCAGGCGCAAGCTCGGCGGAGGGGCGGTATCCGTTCTTCACCTGCTCGAGGGAAACCTTGAAAATCGATACCTATAGCTACGACTGCGAGTGCGTCCTCGTCGGGGGCAACGGGGAGCTGCACGTGAAATATTACGACGGCAAGTTCGATGCCTACCAGCGAACTTACATTATCGAATCGATCGATAAAGAAGTTCTGCACGTGCCTTACCTGTACCATTTCTTGAACCATTACGTGGAAGCGCTGCGCAGCCGATCGGTCGGCGGGGTCGTCAAATATATCAAGCTCGGCCATTTGACGGAAGCGGCCGTTCCGCTGCCGCCGACCGACGAGCAGCGCCGCATCGCAGAGGTTATGCGCGAGGCGGCCGAGCTGGCGGAGCTGCGCCGGCGGCAGCTGAACGAGCTGGAGCTGCTCGCGCGGTCGGCGTTTCACGACCTGTTCGGCGATCCCGCCGTCAATGAGAAAGGATGGGACGCCGCTCGGTTCGGCGACGTGCTCGCGGCGAAGGCGCAGAACGGCTTCTTCGCCAAAACCGACGCCTACGCCGAGGACGGCAACGCCGAAATCGTGTGGATCAACGACTTCCTCGACCGCCGCGCCTGCGAACTCGGCAAGCTGCGGCGGGTCAAGGCCGATCCCGCGCAAATCGCCAAGTTTCAAGCGGCTTACGGGGATTTGCTGTTCTGCAGGTCGTCGCTCACCGAAGCCGGCGTCGGGAAATGCGCCTATGTGCCGCGGGACGTGAGGCCGAACACGATGTTCGAATGCCATATCATCCGGACGAGGCTGGACTTGCGCCGAGTGCATCCGGTATTTATGCAGGCGCAGACGATGACCGACGGGTTCAGGAGGCAGATAGCGGCGAAGGCGAAACGATCGACGATGACGACGATCGGACAGGACGGCATCGTCGGCTGCCGGATCGTCGTCCCGCCGCTCGAGCTGCAGCGCCGGTTCGCGGACATCGCCGCGGACATCGATGCGCAGCGGGAGGCGGTCCGCCAGGCGCTTGACGCGACGCAGCGGCTGTACGACAGCCTCGCAAACCGGTATTTCGGGCGGGGCGCATAGCGGCAACCTTCTTTCCCCAACGCGCGTCAATGTGTGGTGAGGGGGGATGGTATCGTGGGGAAACGGTGGGCGATTCTGTTGTCGGCGGCGCTTGTCTTCGGCGGATGCGGACCGGCGTCCGGCGGCGGCGAGCCTTCGGGAACATCGGGCGCGCATCCGATCGGGAAGTTGTTCGAGGAGGCGGAGCCGTTCGACTTTCGCCGCGGCGAAGTCGTCCGAGTGACGGTCTATACGCCAGGAGCAGAGAAGGTCGTCGCCGTCGCGAGCGGCGCCGAGGACTTGAACGAGCTGGGGGATATTCTGCATCGCGCCCGTCCGGCCGCGGGCGAAGCCGCTGCCGACTGGAACTATACGATCGTAATTGAGGGGCGCGACGGGGCGGAAAGAAGGCTGGAGGTCACGGGAGTCGGCACGGTGTTTGTCGACGAAAGCTCCGAGCAGCGGTATGCCTACGTATTGGATAAAAAGAAATTCCAGGCGTTCCTTGAGAAAAAGCGAGGGACATAAGACCAGACCCGAGCAGCCCGCTCGGGTCTTTTCGCGCGGTGCGAACCTCAAATAAATGGATAGTTAGGCTACAACGTAACTCGCCGTGTTATGTATTCAAACAAAAGTCATGAAAACCGATAAAAAACGTATTGACTCGCCTCGGGAATGTAACATATAATTCAGTCAACAGCAGCAAACGAGGTTGGATGTAAGAAATAATAACATAAAATGAAGTTGTCTAGGGTTCCGTTGGGCAAACGCCCGAGCTGGTCCGAGAGACGGCGTATGAACGCGGTGAACGTTCATATAACACGGAGGGATAAAAGCCCGGGAGGTCACACACTCCCGCGGCTTTTTTCATTTCAGAGATAAGAATGCACCGCCGTGTCTTATCTCTTATAAAAATCGATGAAAAAAAAGGACGTGGGGACATGGAGAGGACCAAAACAAGCACGCTGCGGATCGTCTTTGCCTTCATAACGGCCATCGCGCTGATCTTGGGCGGATGCTCCGGCAAGCAGGCGGCATCGTCTGACGAACCGCTCAAAATCGCGCTCAGCCCTTGGCCGGGTTGGTTTTTCTGGTACGTCGTCGAAGAGAAGGGGTTCTTCGATAAACACGGCGTCGAGGTGCAGCTGGAATGGTTTCCGGTATACAGCGATTCGCTCCAAGCGCTGGCGACGGGCAAGGTGGACGCCAACAGCCAGACGCTCAGCGACACGCTGGCCCCCGCGTCCAAAGGGATCGGCCTGAAGGCGGTGCTCGTCAACGACAACTCGTTCGGCGGCGACGCGATCGTCGCGAAGCAAGAGATCGGGAGCATCGAGGAGTTGAAAGGGAAGACGATCGCGACCGAGCTCGGCACCGTCGACCATCTGCTGCTGCTGACCGCGCTGGCGGAGCACGGCATGTCGGAGGGCGACGTCAACTATGTGAACATGACGGTCAACGACGCGGGGCCTGCATTCATCAGCGGCAAGACGGACGCGTCGGTATTATGGGAGCCGTTCCAGACGATCGCGGTGAAAGAGGGCAACGGCAAAATTTTGTTCTCTTCGAAAGATACGCCCGGCCTGATTCCGGATTTGCTCGTATTCAAGGAAGACGTCGTCGAGAGCCGGCCGGACGACGTGCAGAAGGTGGTCGACGCCTGGTTCGACGCGGTCGCTTGGTACGCGGACAACGAACAGGAAGGGCTTGAAATCATGGCGGCGAAGGCCGAAACGACGGTCGAGGACTTCAAGCTCGGCATGGAAAGCATCAAGCTGTTTACGCTGGAGGATAACCTGAAGGCGTTCGAGCACGGCGACACGTACGAATCGCTGCATTACACCGGGCAAACGACGGCCGAATTTTTAAAAAATCTCGATATGCTGCAGGACATTCCGGATTTGACGAAGGTGCTGGAGCCGAAGTTCGTGCAAGACTTAGCGGAGAGGTGAGAAGATGCAAATCGCAAACGGCGTGACGAGCGTCGCCAAGGCAAGGGGGCCGAAGAAAATGCGGATTTTTAAAGAGATTCGTCCTTCCCTGTTCACGGGCCTCGCCATCTCCTCCTTCGCAGTTATCGTGGCGATCTGGTCGCTGATCAGCTACTTGCAGCTGGTCAACCCCGTGTTTTTGCCGCAGCCGCACCTCGTGCTGTTAGAGATGCTGCATCAGCTCGGCACGGCGGAATATTGGGCGCATATCGGCATCAGCGTATTCCGCGTCAGCGCGGGCTTCCTGCTCGCCTGCCTGATCGGCATCCCGATCGGCATTCTGGCGGGGACGTTCCGGGTCGGCTCGGCGGTCATCGAACCGCCGATGGAATTCATCCGCTACATGCCGGCGGTCGCCTTCATCCCGCTGCTTATGGTGTGGGTCGGCATCGGCGAATGGGCGAAAATTTTGCTCATCTTCATCGGCTGCTTCTTCCAGCTCGTGCTGATGGTCGCGGACGTGACGAGGCGCGTGTCGCTCGATCTGCTGCAGGCGTCGTTCACGCTGGGCGCGAGCCGCTGGCAGGCGATCGAGACGGTGCTGCTGCCGGCGATTCGTCCCGAGCTCGTGACGACCCTTCGCCTCATTCTCGGCTGGGCGTGGACGTACCTCGTCGTCGCCGAGCTGGTGGCGGTCAACAGCGGCCTCGGTTACGCGATCATGAAGGCGCAGCGGTTCCTTAATACCGAAGAAATTTTCGTCGGCATCATCGTGATCGGCCTGCTGGGCCTGATCAGCGACCGAATTTTCGCATACTTGCAAAAACGATTATTCCCTTGGGCGTAAGGAGGCGGAACGCATGACGGCTGCACTGCAAGCGGCGGGACCGAAGCAAATCGAAATCGCCGGTCTCGGCAAAACGTACCGCGCCCGCAAAGCGGCGTACGAAGCGCTGAAGGGCATCGATCTCACGATCGGAAAGAACGAATTTCTGACGCTGCTCGGCCCTTCGGGCTGCGGCAAATCGACGCTGCTGCGCATCTTGGCGGGGCTCGAAGACGCGACGGAAGGGGAGCTGCGGCTCGAGGGCGAGTCCATCGTCGGCCCGGGCGCGGACCGCGGCATGGTGTTCCAAGGGTACACGCTGTTCCCGTGGCTGAACGTCCGGCAAAACATCGAGTACGGCCCTAAACTGAACGGCACCCCGCTGCTGGAGCGCCGGCAGATCTCGGATTACTATTTGAAAATGATCAAGCTCGAAAAGTTCGCGACCGCGTTCCCGAAACAGCTGTCCGGCGGCATGAAGCAGCGTGTGGCCATCGCGCGGGCGCTGGCCAACAAGCCGAAAGTGCTCCTCATGGACGAACCGTTCGGCGCGCTCGACGCGCAGACGAAGCTGGAGATGCAAGAGCTGCTCCTCGAGGTGTGGGAGAAGGAGAAAACGACCGTCGTGTTCATCACCCACGATATCGAAGAAGCGGTGTTTTTGTCGCAGCGCATCTGCGTCATGGGAGCGAACCCGGGGCGCATCATCAGCGAGCATCGGGTCGAGTTCCCGGGGGTGAGATCGGAAGCGACGCGGCAGCTGCCCGAGTTTCTGGCGCTGAAGAAAGAGCTGCAGGCGCTGCTGAAGCATTAAGGAGGCGAGCGGGATGCAACCGATGGATGAGCTTTACCGCGAAGGACGGAGCCGGTTTCGGCGGCAGGCGCACGCGGCGGCCGAGGGGGTAGTCGGCAGGCAGCGGTACCTCGGGCGCGCCGGACGGCGAGTCGCGTTGGCGCTGTGGATGGCAGGCGTCGAAGCGCTGCTGGCGGCGCACGCCCTCGTGTATTTGCTCGCCAAACGGGCGCTTGCCGTATAGTCCGGGATTTTTCCGCACAATTCCATATCGAATACCTGTCTAGGGTTCCGCCGGCGCCGCGCCGGGGCTGGTCCGAGAGACGGGGATACGGGTCCGCGGATTCGTATTAACACGGAAGGATAAAAGCCTGGGAGATCTTGTTCCCCGGCTTTTTCTTATTCATCTCGAAGGAGG
This genomic stretch from Paenibacillus sp. harbors:
- a CDS encoding M48 family metallopeptidase, producing MRKALEAELKDWLEPGERLIKGQFRLRPETYAHSEANRALQEYMELVPHRQSLLTYYRQMEQGANFPDLLGKTAEAGPKQFARVYRMTEQLSRLLGVPTPRVFIYEELYYRSHTEGVDFQWIELSSALVEEFTNDELAFILGRELGHIQGRHFEYDAIYQAAVKTSQFAERIPFVNIMNKLYTLDIYQEYLKAYANRWKRIATYSEDACGLLCSGSIAASVAAVKKLVLNNPALVDEVDLTSFVAQSDDIAELDTTVMKYTKLDEPLPYAPHRLLELIRFGSSARAKRALFQIRISEEERRS
- a CDS encoding class I SAM-dependent DNA methyltransferase; translation: MLTGEIRNKVDRLWTDLWAGGIANPLTAIEQLTYLMFIRSLDEKEREAERAEAAGGRPEPRRFPPTEEGQSMRWSRFKTMDPQRMFDIVGTKVFPFIKTLNGDNATAFARYMQDAVFLIPTPHVLHKIVAGLDELYEHDVRELDMQGDVYEYMLGKLATAGRNGQFRTPKHIRDLMVRLIAPTPGETICDPACGTAGFLVSAAEYVRANCGPSMTAEQRAHAAGEMFTGFDTDRTMLRLSAMNLMLHAITRPNIDYADSVSKRNDLSDAFDIVLANPPFTGTVDGDAIHDALKSVCDTKKTELLFVALSLRMLRKGGRCACIVPEGVLFGASKAHRALRRELVDNHRLQAVIAMPSGVFKPYAGVSTAILLFTKTGEGGTDRVWFYDMKSDGYSLDDKRTPIDAGDLPDIEARFRKLEAEALRRRTEQSFFVEKAEIAANDYDLSIRRYKEVVQGKADFEPPEVILDRLERMNADIAAKTERLRGLLRE
- a CDS encoding restriction endonuclease subunit S, translated to MSSRVTARLGDAAIIRTGKLDAGASSAEGRYPFFTCSRETLKIDTYSYDCECVLVGGNGELHVKYYDGKFDAYQRTYIIESIDKEVLHVPYLYHFLNHYVEALRSRSVGGVVKYIKLGHLTEAAVPLPPTDEQRRIAEVMREAAELAELRRRQLNELELLARSAFHDLFGDPAVNEKGWDAARFGDVLAAKAQNGFFAKTDAYAEDGNAEIVWINDFLDRRACELGKLRRVKADPAQIAKFQAAYGDLLFCRSSLTEAGVGKCAYVPRDVRPNTMFECHIIRTRLDLRRVHPVFMQAQTMTDGFRRQIAAKAKRSTMTTIGQDGIVGCRIVVPPLELQRRFADIAADIDAQREAVRQALDATQRLYDSLANRYFGRGA
- a CDS encoding ABC transporter substrate-binding protein; this translates as MERTKTSTLRIVFAFITAIALILGGCSGKQAASSDEPLKIALSPWPGWFFWYVVEEKGFFDKHGVEVQLEWFPVYSDSLQALATGKVDANSQTLSDTLAPASKGIGLKAVLVNDNSFGGDAIVAKQEIGSIEELKGKTIATELGTVDHLLLLTALAEHGMSEGDVNYVNMTVNDAGPAFISGKTDASVLWEPFQTIAVKEGNGKILFSSKDTPGLIPDLLVFKEDVVESRPDDVQKVVDAWFDAVAWYADNEQEGLEIMAAKAETTVEDFKLGMESIKLFTLEDNLKAFEHGDTYESLHYTGQTTAEFLKNLDMLQDIPDLTKVLEPKFVQDLAER
- a CDS encoding ABC transporter permease, which gives rise to MQIANGVTSVAKARGPKKMRIFKEIRPSLFTGLAISSFAVIVAIWSLISYLQLVNPVFLPQPHLVLLEMLHQLGTAEYWAHIGISVFRVSAGFLLACLIGIPIGILAGTFRVGSAVIEPPMEFIRYMPAVAFIPLLMVWVGIGEWAKILLIFIGCFFQLVLMVADVTRRVSLDLLQASFTLGASRWQAIETVLLPAIRPELVTTLRLILGWAWTYLVVAELVAVNSGLGYAIMKAQRFLNTEEIFVGIIVIGLLGLISDRIFAYLQKRLFPWA
- a CDS encoding ABC transporter ATP-binding protein: MTAALQAAGPKQIEIAGLGKTYRARKAAYEALKGIDLTIGKNEFLTLLGPSGCGKSTLLRILAGLEDATEGELRLEGESIVGPGADRGMVFQGYTLFPWLNVRQNIEYGPKLNGTPLLERRQISDYYLKMIKLEKFATAFPKQLSGGMKQRVAIARALANKPKVLLMDEPFGALDAQTKLEMQELLLEVWEKEKTTVVFITHDIEEAVFLSQRICVMGANPGRIISEHRVEFPGVRSEATRQLPEFLALKKELQALLKH